DNA sequence from the Xyrauchen texanus isolate HMW12.3.18 chromosome 32, RBS_HiC_50CHRs, whole genome shotgun sequence genome:
ACAGAAATGTGTGCTGCTGATAAAGAAGCTTTCAGCTCATTCGCTGAGGCTCAAGTGTCTGTAACCAATGAGGTTTTCCGACATCTGGAGGAGCCCGAGATCTTCCTCTTCTGCCCAACAGGTACAGATAACACTTTTACTAGtgatgtgcacaagtaatcgaCTAATCGAGTACTGGTTCAGCAACTAATCGGCTATTAACCCCTTAaactggggcatttttgggctgctgccagcaatttttcacactcaaatctAGAAGTTCCCCATTTACACATGTTGTTTTATTTGCACATTTACCTGAATTATACTTTACTTTCCCTCCGAGTCTCTGACCAAATCTCACGATTACAGTTGATTCATGAATGCATTAAGAActgtaatgaaatgtaatgagAGTTTTATTCTTCGTGTCATAtatgttatttttaacttttcatttatttttacaagtaATCAATTACTTGTTTGTGTGGGTTGGAGTGCTCGACTACAAAATGATGCCTAATGCCATCCCTAATTCTTCCCCCTCATAATAACACGATTACCTCCATATTTGACCCAGTAATGGATCATTGGATCATTTCTACTCATTTGTTGTCTTTTTGCCTGATATATTTCTGCGTTTGTCTTGTAGACTACTGTGCTGCGTTCTGCACCCCCAGTGTCCCGCTGTCTTCTTATCTAAACACGGTCGGAGAGAAACTCAATCCTGCCATTGACATTCTGTGGACAGGTGACATCTTGAACTAAAGCACACTTTACATGTCATGAGATCTGTGTTAATATGGTGATAAAACACTCAGGAACTGGTTTAAATTGGAGTGTAAAACTGTACACGCTTTTATCACTCTCTCAGGGCCGAAGGTGGTGTCTAACCACATCAGTGTGGCGTCTATCGAGGAGGTGTCGTCTGTCCTCAGAAGACCGCCTGTGATCTGGGACAACATCCACGCCAATGACTACGACCCACAGAGAGTGTTCCTCGGTCCCTTCAAGAACCGTCCCACAGAGCTCATCCCTAAACTCAGAGGGGTGCTCACTAATCCCAACTGTGAATTTGAGCCCAATTTCGTTGCTGTTCACACGCTCGCCACCTGGTGCAAGTCAGTCTCTGGACAGAAAGATGTTTCTATGGGTACAGACGTCAAATTATAAATGTGTTGCTTTGAAACTTGAAGCAGTAGTgacagttctgtcatcatttactcatcctcatgtcctTTGTGAGGAAAACAAAAGGAggaacagtgaaagtgaatggggaccagagACTAACAAGCTCAAAACAGCACCATAAAAGCAGCCCATGTGACTCAAgcaatatattccaagtcttctgaagtcaagactgaatttaagtcattattcactgaaaattgtGCTCAGTCTTGAccatagtcaccattcactttcattgtatggaaaagagcagctcggaCTTTCTGCCtaacgatatgagggtgagtaaatcattttcattttccttTAAAGTCGAGATCATCACAGTGGCAGTGGTGACATTCATCACTCATTGACTTCATTGAtcactatctttctctctgtctgtttgtgatGATGTCATCGGTCACAGATGTTGAGGATCAGGGCTCGGACTACAACCCCCATGAAGCTTTGCAGCTGGCCCTCACAGATTGGCTGGTTGAGTTTGGACAAGCTGATCAACCTGACGGTAAAAACAACACGCTCGTTTGATTTCTTATTTAGTCATGAAGTTTCTTGCGTTAAGTTATTTGTCTgtccacaatgaaagtgaaatatTGAGACGGGTGATTAAATCACAACCATTCAGAAGATATTTGAGGTTAATTAGGGTGAAACATattcaggtcatatttcacccaagaaaaataaataaatgagaaaacatattttgcataaagaaatttaagcctatttttagaaCTATTAAGATTTTTGGTAACCGTTTTCATAAAAGTGCTATATGTTAACATGAGGAAATGCAATAGATATCAGGGCATCAAAATAAACTGCACATCTGCATTCATGAGAGCGAGagctttaatttgatatatgacttgtccatttaggagctacacatttatgttcaaacgcGCGTTTCTACATCATCACCTCTAGGGGGCGTTTATTTGAGACGCAAATGTTTTAAAGgcatatttagttattttctgtaacataaatgcagaattgaGGGATATCTCTGAGAAGTTGAGATTCTAATCTTTCATATGACACCTCATATGCCCGACTTCTGTATCcggagactttaacgttttaacCGTAATCTTACTTCGCGATATAGCGCCCCCGTCTGGACTCGCTGGCAGATCCATAATAGAAAAGTTCACACTTTCTAAGTAGCTATTAGACTTGTatttagaaattaacattaaacaaaatgaataaatgctatttaagttttgtttattgttagttctgTTAGAGAATAcaaacttattttaaagtgttactggatcgtttgcattgtgacattattttaatgacaatttaaaatacaaattctcatTACATctgtttttttcacattacagtattgTTCAAATTGTGACGTTGGTACATCATGGAAATGTAAACGTCATTGTAGCCTTTAATTTCTGCTGATTTcaatcaaataaaaagcattggGTTTAGTTTATATTACAGTTAAATATCtggatttattatatttttttgcattacagaaTTAAGAATTTAATTGAGAGATCTGAATGTCACAATGTCAACATTAAtactgaatttaaatgagtttaatttCTTGTTTCTTTTGTTGGTAGTATTTAAGTTATGCTGATTTTAATGAAGTAAACATCATTGTGTGCAAACTGTATAATCATAATTTATGAAATCTGATATTATATTTGCCATGATATACAATTGTTGAGATGTTCCTTTAGGCGGAGCGACGCAACAGGATGGAAAGTAAATAACAAAATGACGTGTTGATCTGCAGTTAAAACTAAAAGTTGTATCGCTCAATTCTTTAATGTGTCATTGgaataaatgtcatgaaaataagatttctTCTCTTAACAGCGCTGGTCTCTCTGTCGCCCCCTGCAGGTTCTCGCTCCCGCGGCAGTCGCTCGACACGTGATGCGTCTGAAGAGGAGCCGATGCAGACAGACGGGTATGTGCCGGGACCCAAAGATAACCCTCTGTACACGGCCGAACCGCTGACCCTGAGTGACCTCACGCTGCTGTCAGAGCTGTTTTACCTGCCGTATGAACACGGGCCGACTGCGCTCAgaatgctgcaggaactgcactggCTGCGCAGTAACAGTGATGCTGCAACATTCAGTACCACGGCAACGGAATCTGAAAAGGTCAGGGGTCGATTCACTGCCACCCTGTTCTAACAGATCAACAGGTGCATCACGCAGAAGTctgtttgatgtgtgtttacatctggaagacaacTTTGTTACATTGtttcaataagacattcagcacatgtcgtttgtgatttagaatgtttataaatcattttaagatgtttatgagattttaattagattaaaagaCCTAAATCAGACATCTCTGAGAGGTACGTGTGTCTTTAGGGTCAGTCTTGTCAAGATATTTAACAGTCTGAACTGTTTGCCGTTCACTCGTTAAAGGTTCGAGAATGGCGACAGCGAGCTGAAAGGTTTGACGACATGTGCGGAGCCGTTGTCCGGATGTTCAACAGACTGTCAAACGCACCCAACAGAATCATTCTCTATGATCTCTACGATTACATCTGTGACATCAAGAGTGGAGTGACGATGGCTCGAGCCTTCATCAAAACACTCGGTATGTGCTCCATATCTCTGTGATTACAGGCCGaaactaaaggaatattccgggttcaacgtAAGTCCCAGAATCCTCGTATGTGGACATCGTGTTTATCAGCGCTGACACGTGAAAAATGAACGGATGTTTTAAAGCAGCacatcaaacgaaactagag
Encoded proteins:
- the ogal gene encoding protein O-GlcNAcase produces the protein MSKKSKIFLSGVVEGFYGRPWTMTQRKELFSREQKWGLNTYLYAPKDDYKHRMYWRDLYSLEEADQLMTLISAAEEHHVEFIYALSPGLDITFSNPKEVAALKRKLSQVCEFGCRSFALLFDDIETEMCAADKEAFSSFAEAQVSVTNEVFRHLEEPEIFLFCPTDYCAAFCTPSVPLSSYLNTVGEKLNPAIDILWTGPKVVSNHISVASIEEVSSVLRRPPVIWDNIHANDYDPQRVFLGPFKNRPTELIPKLRGVLTNPNCEFEPNFVAVHTLATWCKSVSGQKDVSMDVEDQGSDYNPHEALQLALTDWLVEFGQADQPDGSRSRGSRSTRDASEEEPMQTDGYVPGPKDNPLYTAEPLTLSDLTLLSELFYLPYEHGPTALRMLQELHWLRSNSDAATFSTTATESEKVREWRQRAERFDDMCGAVVRMFNRLSNAPNRIILYDLYDYICDIKSGVTMARAFIKTLGGLTPHPAMIINDDPEPWGFRGGLSGEFQRMLPCHGNRDLFRSPPATRVYTIRPYTPKDQSEVLKLFNEMQSESQQKVELVGDRLVEGRVTPSQNCSVILEDVSGVCGYVFALTDAKTAVTEAQYPKTVLQDYPSVIAIQIRPNVPDPTAVKRLIAHVMSSLRDSGSSGVFCEFRCNDRRMLDFLKTLNLFQVLQVHGLPTDLVIMATKL